The window CATCCCCAAAATATCAAGATTTATCGTTACGGGAATATTTTCTACTGGCTACCAGGACCTGGACAAGCTCTGGGTCTTTATTAACATAGAAAAGGGATTGAAAATACTTCAGGATAGTGAGTCAGCCAGTCGGTTTCTTCTCAAGGTAAATGATCCATATGCTGACTTATCACCCCTGGTACAGTCTGTCAGAAAATCCCTGGAGAGCCGCCGTTGGGGACTCTATACCTGGCAGTCTCTCAATCGTTCACAACAAAATAACTATCAAACCACCAAACTTCTTCTGATCCTGATAATGACTCTTATCGTGGTAGTGGCAATTATGAATATATCCTCTTCCATGATCATGCTTGTCATGGAGAATGAACAGGATATCGGCATTCTGAAGAGTATGGGAATGAGTAATAGTTTTTTATCTTTTCAATACATTTTAACCGCTGGATTGGCAGGTGCAGGGGGTAGTATCATAGGAATAGGAACGGGAACATTGATTGCTATGAGATTCAATTTAATCATTAATCTGGCCGAGGGAATGATTAACGCTTTTCTTAATCTGTTTTACCGTATATTCAATATTGTATCCCCTGGGGATATCTCACTGTTGAACAGTGAATATTATCTGGATAGTTTCAATATTAACATTGACACGGGAGTTCTTTTGATTATCTTTGTATTGACCACACTTTTATCTATGGTGGCAGCCCTGATTCCTATCCGAAATATTAGTAAAATTATCCCTCTTGATATTCTGAGAAAACATTGATCAGAAGACATATTCCTGTATTTCAAAAAGAAAAACCAAATGAGCCAACATTTTTATGCTTTAAAAAATTGGTTCAGTAGATGATAATTAGTTAAGATAAAAACAACAATTGTATCAGTTAACGAGGTTATAATGTTAAAAGGTTTAAGCCGTGAGGCTCAGAGAATACTCTCCATACTTGCCCAGGATGAAGCGAGAAGGCTACGATCCGAAAAACTACTCCCTGA is drawn from Oceanispirochaeta sp. and contains these coding sequences:
- a CDS encoding FtsX-like permease family protein encodes the protein MKSLLLDMTIRLFIGPRKRESKPIFGSILGIALSMIPLVVVIFLSEGMIKGITDRYIETGTFHLQLRPYEELTPDDWNSTAGALTETDGILQVQREHSGMGIATAGNQQTAVSIRSISPDLYRSDSSFQKYMAILQGDFDLSSNENIILGRETASQLNLGIGDTVKILTGKTLSSGKYIPKISRFIVTGIFSTGYQDLDKLWVFINIEKGLKILQDSESASRFLLKVNDPYADLSPLVQSVRKSLESRRWGLYTWQSLNRSQQNNYQTTKLLLILIMTLIVVVAIMNISSSMIMLVMENEQDIGILKSMGMSNSFLSFQYILTAGLAGAGGSIIGIGTGTLIAMRFNLIINLAEGMINAFLNLFYRIFNIVSPGDISLLNSEYYLDSFNINIDTGVLLIIFVLTTLLSMVAALIPIRNISKIIPLDILRKH